GGGCGGTAGCGGTTTTGCCGGTGTCACCCAGTTCGCGTCCGATTCCACCTTGATCGTGCGTGATCAGGACGGTCGGCCCTCGGGGACGCTGCTGAGGTTCGATATCGATACTCAGGGCATCATCACGGGCATCTTCTCCAATGAAGAGAATGTTGCTCTGGCCCAAATAGCCCTGGCGGAGTTTCCCAATCCACCTGGATTGTTGAGAGGGGGCAGTGGGCTGTTTGAGGCTGCTGCCGGATCGGGCATCCCGGTGATAGGAGCTGCTGGTGAGCAGTTCTCCTCATCCGTAATATCCGGGTCAGTGGAGCAGTCCAACGTAGATCTCGTCCGGCAGTTTACGGATATGATCACGACCCAGCGTGCCTTCCAGGCCAACGCCAGGGTTGTCACTACTGCCGACCAGATCCTGGAAGAAACCTTAAGGTTGAAGCGATAATAATCGTTCGACCAATCTGGTTTAAGCTTGCCGCTCAGGCCACCTTATCGCGCTAAATTCGGATAGGGTGGCCTTTGGGCGGAAGTGATTTAAGATGCAGGAGGAAATAAGTGGACATCGCCACCATTGCCGGCATTGTGGCAGGCTTTCTATTGCTCATCGGAACGATCTTGCCCGGCGGAAGCGCAGGGTCATTTATCGATGCTCCTTCGTTTATGGTCGTGTTTGGTGGCTCTACGGCTGCAACCTTGGTCAACTTTCCAATGAACCAGATGATTGCAACCATTAAGGTAGCCGCCAAGGCCTTCAAGGCGCAGGATAACCAGGCGATCACGGTGGTTAAGCAGATCTCGGAGTATGCCCGGATTGCCCGGCGGGATGGAATTCTGGCGCTTGATCGAGTGCTCAAGGATGAAGAGGAGCCGTTTATTAGGATTGGACTCGAAATGGCCGTGGATGGCACCGAACCTGACACCATCCTCGATATCATGGAAACTGATGTCGAATCCATGATCGACCGCCACAAGGTCGGGCAGGGGGTCTTTACTGCGCTGGGAGCCTATGCGCCCGCCTTCGGAATGATTGGAACGCTTATCGGTCTGGTGAAAATGCTCGGGAATCTGGATGATCCCGACAATATCGGGCCTTCGATGGCCATCGCCCTGATAACCACGTTCTATGGCGCTGTGCTGGGCAACCTTGTTTATCTGCCCATGGCCGGAAAACTGAAGAACAAGTCGGCCAGTGAAGCAAACTACAAGCGCATGATTATTGAAGGTGTGCTCGCGATTCAGCGCGGGGTACACCCCCAAAATATTGAACGTAAACTTATGAATTATATAGCGCCCAAGGATCGCAAGCTTGATGACGATGAAGGCGCTGCTGACAAAATTACGGAAGGGACCTCAGATGGCACGGAAGCCGCAGCCTGAAACGGATGACAGTGGAATGCCGACAGCACCTTTCTGGATGACCACCTATGGTGACATGGTAACGCTGCTGCTCACCTTTTTTATCCTGATGTTCGCAATGTCATCGATTAACGAGCAGAAGTTCTTGAAGGCTGCCACGTCCCTGTCGAAGGCGCTGGGCATGCTGGACAAGAACATTGGCGTGATCGGGGAGTTGTCTCCGGCCATCGGTACGTCGGGAGTCTCCAGGGAACCGGGGGATGTCTT
This DNA window, taken from Candidatus Neomarinimicrobiota bacterium, encodes the following:
- a CDS encoding motility protein A, which translates into the protein MDIATIAGIVAGFLLLIGTILPGGSAGSFIDAPSFMVVFGGSTAATLVNFPMNQMIATIKVAAKAFKAQDNQAITVVKQISEYARIARRDGILALDRVLKDEEEPFIRIGLEMAVDGTEPDTILDIMETDVESMIDRHKVGQGVFTALGAYAPAFGMIGTLIGLVKMLGNLDDPDNIGPSMAIALITTFYGAVLGNLVYLPMAGKLKNKSASEANYKRMIIEGVLAIQRGVHPQNIERKLMNYIAPKDRKLDDDEGAADKITEGTSDGTEAAA